A window of Methanobacterium formicicum DSM 3637 contains these coding sequences:
- a CDS encoding PLP-dependent aminotransferase family protein: MNYHFTRRMNKIPRSFVREILKVTDDDDMISFAGGLPNPQSFPVEAINNATSKVLSEDGDKVLQYSTTEGYRKLREFIAQRYQRQGMEVEVEDILITNGSQQCLDLVGNVFLDRDDGVIMERPTYLAAIQAFGLYEPEFHSVPLLEDGADTTILEKILEEENIKLFYTVSSFQNPTGITYSESKRQKVAEIMAEHETILVEDNPYGEIRFMGDDIPPIKSHLPDSILFGTFSKIVSPGMRMGWIVAPPEVMDKLITAKQASDLHSNYFTQRVVYQYLQDNNVDKHIQSIKQLYKSQRDQMVHSIRKYFPEGVKHTSPQGGMFLWVTLPEGTSSMELFELAMEENVAFVPGETFYTENPEKNTMRLNFSNSSVEEIEEGMKRLGNAIKRLDNK, from the coding sequence ATGAATTACCATTTTACTCGTCGTATGAATAAAATACCAAGGTCTTTTGTCCGGGAAATTTTGAAGGTTACCGATGATGATGACATGATTTCATTTGCTGGTGGACTTCCCAATCCACAGTCCTTCCCGGTGGAAGCCATTAACAATGCCACATCCAAAGTTCTAAGTGAAGACGGGGATAAAGTTCTCCAGTACAGCACCACCGAAGGTTACCGTAAGTTAAGGGAATTCATAGCCCAGCGGTACCAAAGACAGGGCATGGAAGTTGAAGTTGAGGATATTTTGATAACCAATGGATCACAGCAGTGCCTGGATCTGGTGGGGAATGTTTTCCTGGACCGGGATGATGGTGTGATCATGGAAAGACCCACCTATCTGGCGGCAATACAGGCATTTGGATTGTACGAACCAGAATTTCATTCTGTACCTCTACTGGAAGATGGAGCAGACACCACCATCCTGGAGAAGATCCTGGAAGAGGAGAATATCAAACTATTCTACACTGTGAGCAGTTTCCAGAACCCCACTGGTATAACCTATTCTGAAAGTAAAAGACAAAAAGTTGCAGAAATAATGGCAGAACATGAGACCATCCTGGTTGAAGACAACCCTTACGGTGAGATACGATTCATGGGAGATGATATACCTCCTATTAAGTCCCATTTACCTGATTCAATTCTCTTCGGAACTTTCTCCAAGATCGTCTCCCCTGGGATGAGGATGGGCTGGATTGTGGCTCCCCCTGAAGTTATGGATAAACTGATCACTGCCAAACAGGCCTCTGATCTACACTCCAACTACTTCACCCAGAGAGTGGTTTACCAGTACCTCCAGGATAACAACGTGGACAAGCATATTCAGAGTATAAAACAATTATACAAGTCCCAGAGAGACCAGATGGTCCATTCCATCAGGAAGTACTTCCCAGAAGGAGTTAAACACACTTCGCCCCAAGGTGGGATGTTCCTATGGGTCACTTTACCTGAGGGCACATCTTCAATGGAACTGTTTGAACTGGCAATGGAAGAAAATGTCGCATTTGTACCTGGAGAAACATTCTACACTGAAAATCCTGAAAAGAATACCATGAGACTGAATTTTTCCAATTCAAGTGTAGAGGAAATTGAAGAAGGGATGAAAAGGTTGGGAAATGCCATTAAGCGATTAGATAATAAGTAA